The Nitrospinota bacterium genome includes the window AGTTCGCGAAATGCAAGATCGCCCGCGCGATGCCGAACACATGCGCGCAGGCAGGGGAGGCGGTTACGGCGCTCAGCTTCAATCAGAAAATGAATGAAAATGACATCGGCCTGGTAAGGGAGTTCTTCGGCTCCGCGGGGGAATCCGTTGTAGTTGATGAGAAGCTGATGGACGCGGTAACGGCTGTATCCGGTTCCGGCCCGGCTTACATTTACCTGGTGATGGAGAGTATGATACAGGCTGGAATTGACCTCGGTCTTTCTCCCGAAGACGCGCGGCTCCTTGTGCTGCAGACAGTGAAAGGGGCCGCCGTGACGGCGATGGAGAGCGGTGAAAAACCTGAAGTGTTAAGAGAGAGGGTTACCTCTCCGGGCGGCACCACGCAGGCCGCGTTGAAGACGCTTGAGGCGGAAGGTGTGCGTGGCGCGATAATGGATGCGGTCAAGGCCGCGGAAAAAAGATCAAAGGAGTTGGGTTGATGTTCGTATTTAGCAATTTTCTTGACGCACTGGCGACGCTGTTGGGTCTTATTCTCGAGCTTGCGCTCTGGCTGATAATCATAAGGGCGCTTATTTCGTGGGTCTCGCCGGATCCTTACAATCCTATTGTGCGATTCCTCGTCTCCGCCACGGAGCCGATACTCCGCCCCATCCAGCAGATGCTACCGCCGATGGGGGGGCTGGATCTCTCTCCGATAGTGGCGATATTCATAATCATCTTTCTAAAGTCGTTCCTCGTGAGAACATTGCACGATATCGCAATGCGGATAGCCTGACCGGACAAACACTTCGCGCATGATATCTTTTGCAGAAGCTGAAAAATGT containing:
- the proC gene encoding pyrroline-5-carboxylate reductase; its protein translation is IIKENDMIILAVKPQDIRGVLEKAGSLIGSDAILISIAAGVRIEAIAKFAKCKIARAMPNTCAQAGEAVTALSFNQKMNENDIGLVREFFGSAGESVVVDEKLMDAVTAVSGSGPAYIYLVMESMIQAGIDLGLSPEDARLLVLQTVKGAAVTAMESGEKPEVLRERVTSPGGTTQAALKTLEAEGVRGAIMDAVKAAEKRSKELG
- a CDS encoding YggT family protein, translated to MFVFSNFLDALATLLGLILELALWLIIIRALISWVSPDPYNPIVRFLVSATEPILRPIQQMLPPMGGLDLSPIVAIFIIIFLKSFLVRTLHDIAMRIA